ACGGGGGTATTCCCGGACCAGACGCTCTCCCCCGTCTCCTTCCATGAATTCCCAAGCCACGCGGCCTACGATTCGGTCCTTGCTCAAACCCAAGAGCTGCTGCGCCCGAAGATTGGCCTCGAGAATCGCCCCCTTAGAACCGAGGACGAAGACCGCGTCGTTGGCGTTCTCCATGAGGTTGCGGTACCGCTCCTCGGAATCTTTGATGAGGCGGTAGGAACGGTTGATCACCAAGGCCTGGCCGAGCTGGGCCGCCACGATTTGGGCGAACGAGAGCCAATCGGCGCTGGAAAGATCGCGCTTCTGGGACACCATAAGGAGCACGCCCAATACGTCCTCGGCGAACAGGATCGGCACGAGAAGCGCCGCCGTGGCATTTCCCGTCCGTGTCAAAAATTCTTTCGAGACGGTTTCGGTTATGTCGGCCGATGGAAAAACCACGGAGCGCCCTTTTGTCACGACCCGAACGAACAGTTCGCGGTGTCCGAAGAACTCTTTGGCTTGGGAGCCGGACGAGAAACCGACTTCCGCCTGCAGGACCAAACGGTTTTCCGAATCCATCAAGTAGAGCGCTCCCCGCGACAGACCGGAAGCGTCCAAACAGTGCTGAAGGGAAAGATCCAACGCCTCTTCAATCGCCTCTTGTCCCGCCAAAGCCCCCGAAGTGGCGCCGAGAACCGACAACGCCGCCGATTGAATGAGGCAACGTTCGGTCAAACCGGCGTTGATGGCCGCCTGGCGTTCGAGCTGCAACATGGCCCGTTCCATGTGCTCGCCTTCCAACTGGGTGGTATCCAGCCGGGGGGACGGGGAGCTTTTTCTCTTGAGGCTGACGTCGATCGCCGAAATCACGTCGTCCATGGAAGGCGACCGGTTGACAAAGGCGTCCGCGCCGACCTTGACCCCAAATTCACGATCTATTTCGTCCAGGTAGTGGGAACTGACGAGGACGACCGGGATTTTCTGAAGTTCCGGATCCCGACGAACCGCCAGGCAGAATTGGAAACCGTCGAATCGGGGCATCAAGACGTCGGAGACGATTCCATCCGGCTTGAACTCATGCGCGACGCGGAGGGCTTCCTGGCCATCGGTCGATGCAGCCGTTTCGAAGCCGAGGATCCGGAGCCGCGTGGCTAACAGTTTCAATTGAACCGGATCGTCGTCGACGATCAATATGCGGCGGCCGGCCCCTTTCACGGCGCCTTCTCGGCCCCCGATGGGAACGTAGGCCTTCACCGTCTTAATGAGGCGCGACGGTTCCACCGGCTTCACCAGGATATCGTCAAACGTCGAAGTCCCGACGCGCAACTCCTCCGCCTGGGTTAAAAATCCCGTGAAGCCGAGAATAGGGATTTCCTTCGCACCGGGCAGAGCGCGAATCTGCCGGGCCAGGTCGCACCCATCCACGTCCGGAAGGCGGAAATCCTGCAAAATCAGGTCGGGCAGGCGGTCCTGAATGGACAAAATCGCCGTTCGGCCGTCGCCCGCCTCGACGGTTTCGTACCCTTCTTGTTTGAGCGCGACGCGGACCATTTTACGCGTGATCGGATTGTCATCGATGACCAGGACGACGGGGACTTTCATCGCTCCGCACCGTCCAAGTAACCTCGGAGGATCGAGGGGAGCCGGCGTGTATCGATAGGCTTGGCGATATAACCGTCGCAACCGGAAGAAAGAATCCGTTCCTCGTCCCCCTTCATCGCGTATGACGTGACCGCTACGATTCTGACGTTCAAGAACCTTGGATTCTCTTTGATCCGACGGGTCAGCTCCAGGCCGTCGACAACCGGGAGCTGAATATCCATAAGAACGAGTCGCGGCCGGAAAGATTCGAGTTTGCTCAAAGCATCGGCCGCATCGACGGCGGTTTCCACTTGGTAGCCTTCCGCAACCAGCACCGTCCGCATCAACTTCAGATTGGCGAGATTGTCGTCCACGACGAGAATCGCTTCAGACGGCACCGTCGACCTCCATTCTGGAATGGATCTGCGCTTTGAGTTGCGACAGGAGGGAAGCTCGATCGCCCTCTCCCTTTCGAATGAT
The Bdellovibrionota bacterium genome window above contains:
- a CDS encoding response regulator, coding for MPSEAILVVDDNLANLKLMRTVLVAEGYQVETAVDAADALSKLESFRPRLVLMDIQLPVVDGLELTRRIKENPRFLNVRIVAVTSYAMKGDEERILSSGCDGYIAKPIDTRRLPSILRGYLDGAER